One genomic window of Magnolia sinica isolate HGM2019 chromosome 3, MsV1, whole genome shotgun sequence includes the following:
- the LOC131239817 gene encoding leucine-rich repeat receptor-like serine/threonine/tyrosine-protein kinase SOBIR1 yields MASSSKSHLCVVIILSLAFFAQSKWNLEPSESEALQQLKEDLGITSQRDSDHNPCSSSGISCERRVYGNSSEIRVVRIVFKSQGLDGFLSPDIGRLSELKELSLPDNRLLDGIPPELGNCRKLEILNLQKNGFSGEIPSELKSLIALRIIDLSSNRFEGDLGFLKHFRNLESLSLSDNLFVGKVPPSLKSFRNLKFVNLTGNKLQGYLAPASLLKVDYSKNSLPRRYKLAETSNSTNSNNQTAAVPPSPGSSGNHSLNNQTSDANRTSGGNQSASAPGPSPADHKKHKRRHVKSWIIGFVVGAITGVLSGAVFSVIFRILLNCIRGRGKNSGLEIYSSLIKNADDLAFLEKEDGLASLEIIGRGGCGEVYRAELPGSNGKQIAIKKVIQPATDGPDLSEEDSKLLNKRMRQIKSEIQTVGHIRHRNLLPLLAHVPRPDCHYLVYEFMKNGSLQDVLKQVSEGTRELDWPTRHNIAMGIAAGLEYLHMNHNPRIIHRDLKPGNILLDDNLEARIADFGLAKAVPDANTHVSTSNIAGTAGFIAPEYYQILKFTDKCDIYSFGVVLVVLVMGKLPSDEFFQTTEEMSLVKWLRNVMASENPSKAIDPKLMGHGFDAQMLLVLKIACFCTMDDPKQRPNSKDVRCMLSQLKN; encoded by the coding sequence ATGGCTTCCTCCTCAAAATCCCATCTCTGCGTCGTCATCATCCTCTCCCTTGCCTTCTTTGCTCAATCCAAATGGAATTTGGAACCGTCCGAGTCGGAGGCCCTTCAGCAACTGAAGGAAGACTTGGGAATTACTAGTCAACGCGACTCTGATCACAACCCCTGCAGCTCATCCGGAATCTCCTGCGAACGGAGAGTCTACGGTAACTCTTCGGAAATCCGAGTCGTCCGAATCGTCTTCAAATCTCAAGGGCTGGATGGGTTCCTGTCCCCAGACATCGGACGGCTCTCGGAGCTAAAGGAGCTTTCCCTTCCTGACAACAGACTCTTGGATGGAATTCCTCCCGAATTAGGCAACTGCAGGAAGCTGGAGATTCTGAACCTCCAGAAGAATGGGTTCTCTGGTGAAATCCCTTCGGAACTCAAATCCCTCATCGCCCTCCGAATCATCGACCTCTCGTCGAACAGATTCGAGGGTGACTTGGGTTTCTTGAAGCATTTCCGGAACCTCGAAAGCCTCTCCCTCTCCGACAATCTCTTCGTCGGGAAAGTCCCACCATCTTTGAAGTCCTTTCGCAATCTGAAATTCGTCAACCTCACCGGGAATAAGCTGCAGGGCTACCTCGCACCGGCCTCACTGCTCAAGGTGGATTATTCGAAGAATTCTCTCCCCCGGCGTTATAAATTAGCGGAGACTTCAAATTCCACAAATTCGAATAATCAAACTGCCGCAGTCCCCCCGTCTCCTGGCTCTTCCGGGAATCATTCTCTGAATAATCAAACTTCTGATGCGAATAGAACTTCTGGTGGAAATCAGTCCGCATCGGCGCCAGGTCCATCGCCGGCAGACCACAAGAAACACAAGAGGAGGCATGTCAAGAGCTGGATTATTGGATTCGTGGTCGGTGCAATCACTGGAGTCCTTTCGGGCGCTGTATTCTCTGTGATTTTCAGGATTCTGCTGAACTGCATCCGTGGGAGAGGCAAGAATTCTGGCCTGGAGATCTACAGCTCGTTGATCAAGAATGCGGATGACCTCGCCTTCTTGGAGAAGGAAGATGGGCTTGCTTCGCTGGAGATCATCGGCCGAGGTGGGTGCGGGGAGGTCTACAGGGCCGAATTGCCTGGAAGCAACGGGAAGCAAATTGCGATCAAGAAGGTAATTCAGCCCGCAACGGATGGTCCTGATCTCTCTGAAGAGGACAGCAAGCTCCTAAACAAGAGGATGAGGCAGATCAAGTcggaaatccagaccgttgggCACATACGACATCGGAACCTGCTTCCTCTGCTGGCCCACGTTCCCCGTCCCGATTGCCACTACCTCGTCTATGAGTTCATGAAGAACGGGAGCTTGCAAGACGTACTGAAGCAAGTCTCTGAGGGGACTAGGGAACTGGATTGGCCCACTCGGCACAACATCGCGATGGGCATTGCAGCAGGCCTCGAGTACCTCCACATGAACCACAACCCGCGCATAATCCACAGGGACCTCAAGCCTGGTAACATCTTGCTTGACGATAACCTCGAGGCCCGCATCGCTGACTTCGGCCTGGCGAAGGCAGTCCCGGATGCGAACACCCATGTGTCGACCTCCAACATAGCAGGTACGGCTGGGTTCATCGCCCCAGAGTACTACCAGATCTTGAAGTTCACGGATAAGTGTGATATATATAGCTTTGGCGTGGTGCTGGTGGTGCTGGTGATGGGAAAGCTGCCATCGGACGAGTTCTTCCAGACAACAGAGGAGATGAGCCTGGTCAAATGGCTGAGGAATGTCATGGCATCAGAGAATCCTAGCAAGGCCATTGATCCTAAGCTGATGGGCCATGGTTTCGATGCTCAGATGCTCCTTGTTCTCAAGATCGCATGTTTCTGCACTATGGATGATCCAAAGCAGAGGCCCAACAGCAAGGATGTTCGGTGCATGCTTTCTCAATTGAAGAATTAG